Proteins co-encoded in one Hominilimicola fabiformis genomic window:
- a CDS encoding Cof-type HAD-IIB family hydrolase, which produces MGKFDGILLCTDLDDTLLTTDKRVSDENSKAIEYFKSEGGLFTFATGRVPQGAKLMLNYVHPNAPMVCFNGAAIYDFNDEKLLWASTLDKGALKCVEYMDKMFDFAGIEVCTSDKIYFCKVNQKVREHQVLEDLPDNFLDYHDIKEDWVKVLFMVEENEIQQIRDAIANSPFVNDYEFVQSSPWYYELLPKNASKGEGLMHLADLMNVDRSNTIGIGDNENDLALVKMANVGVAVSNAVDEVKEVADFITVDNNSSAVAAVIYALDDEEIKFE; this is translated from the coding sequence ATGGGAAAATTTGACGGAATACTTTTATGCACCGACCTTGACGATACACTTCTTACAACCGATAAACGTGTATCGGACGAAAACAGTAAAGCTATTGAATATTTCAAGTCAGAGGGCGGACTTTTCACATTTGCAACGGGACGTGTGCCGCAAGGTGCAAAGTTGATGCTAAACTACGTTCACCCAAATGCACCTATGGTTTGCTTTAACGGTGCGGCAATATATGATTTTAACGATGAAAAACTTTTATGGGCAAGCACACTTGATAAAGGTGCTTTGAAATGCGTTGAATATATGGATAAAATGTTTGACTTTGCGGGAATTGAAGTTTGTACTTCGGATAAAATTTATTTCTGTAAAGTTAATCAAAAAGTAAGAGAACATCAGGTTCTTGAAGATTTACCCGATAATTTTCTTGATTATCACGATATAAAGGAAGATTGGGTAAAAGTATTGTTTATGGTTGAAGAAAATGAAATTCAGCAGATAAGAGATGCGATTGCAAATTCACCGTTTGTTAATGATTATGAATTTGTGCAGTCCAGTCCTTGGTACTATGAACTTTTGCCTAAAAACGCAAGTAAGGGTGAGGGGCTTATGCACCTTGCCGATTTGATGAATGTTGACAGAAGTAATACAATCGGTATCGGCGATAACGAAAACGACCTTGCACTTGTTAAAATGGCAAATGTCGGTGTTGCGGTCAGTAACGCCGTTGATGAAGTAAAAGAAGTCGCTGATTTTATAACGGTTGATAATAATTCCAGTGCCGTTGCGGCTGTGATTTATGCACTTGATGACGAGGAAATTAAATTTGAATAA